A region of Trypanosoma brucei brucei TREU927 chromosome 1, complete sequence DNA encodes the following proteins:
- a CDS encoding hypothetical protein, unlikely (GPI-Anchor Signal predicted for Tb927.1.4960 by DGPI v2.04 with cleavage site probability 0.72 near 56), translating into MATVSPLPPTASAVSAVVYEGRPFALFLGCATFFFFSVSPSLRGRFQLHLQPVPTGGAFGSIILFSQRLFVFSR; encoded by the coding sequence ATGGCAACAGTGTCCCCGCTGCCGCCAACAGCTTCAGCGGTGTCAGCTGTGGTATATGAAGGCCGTCcctttgctcttttcttgGGTTGTgcgacctttttttttttttcagtcaGTCCATCTCTTCGAGGGAGGTTTCAGTTGCATCTTCAGCCGGTCCCTACAGGTGGGGCTTTCGGCTCCATTATTCTGTTTTCGCAGcgcttgtttgtgttttcgcGGTAA